A portion of the Streptomyces sp. NBC_01335 genome contains these proteins:
- a CDS encoding discoidin domain-containing protein, which yields MIVTPGQVSAQGPRPSPAPPSCTARTAPATAAPLAPDPAWELTSTRYGEAGGYDPYVGNGYLGHRVPPAGTGYAERPEKTGWPLYTPRYDGAFVTGLYGAEPGTTEGREVLAALPSWTPLDLRVGAETFGPDTPSGRISHYRQTLFLACGLVRTSLRWTTADGRATDLVYEVLADRSDVHAGAVRLTLTPRWTGTATVTGRLDARGARRMTVADDGTFRTHGTEVDGAVVQTLRPAPDRGQDPDPAQDPDQGKGAGLVRELRVRAGRSYTVEKYVGVDTALTSPTPLASARAASRRAAGRGWARVLADSAALWRRDWSSDVLVPGSPDLQRWLRAAQYGLLAATRPAASDSIAPAGATSDNYAGMIFWDAETWMYPGLLATRPELARTVVEYRYRTRDAARANAEKLGYDGLFYPWTSASRGRLDSECQSWDPPHCLTQNHLQGDVALAVWQYWLATGDRTWLAERGWPLLSGIADFWASRATANPDGGWSVVNVAGPDEYSNGVTDGVFTNAVAATALRDAARAAAILGHPAPAAWQRVADGLRIPYDAERKIFLQYAGYNGSTIKQADTVLLMYPLEWPMEPGAAAATLDFYAARTDPDGPAMTDSVHAIDAAAIGEPGCATYTYLQRSVRPFMRGPFGLFSEARGAKAGASDPLSGFPAEDFLTGKGGFLQVFTHGLTGLRLREDGIRLDPVLPPQLGAGVTLKGLRHRGRTYDIALGPRTTTVRLVSGAPFTVHTPTGPRRLASTLVLPTRRPDLTPTDDAARCRPATADSESPGLYAQAAVDGSPATAWSPDGATGTLTVRLDHALRITSVTPVWSDVPPASHTVEASADGRTWQPYVPGATARAVRVTVVSADPAKPAGIAELGVR from the coding sequence ATGATCGTGACGCCGGGCCAGGTGTCCGCCCAGGGCCCACGGCCCTCCCCCGCCCCGCCCTCCTGCACGGCCCGGACGGCGCCGGCCACCGCCGCTCCACTCGCGCCCGACCCGGCGTGGGAGCTGACCTCCACCCGGTACGGCGAGGCCGGGGGGTACGACCCGTACGTCGGCAACGGCTACCTCGGCCACCGCGTCCCCCCGGCCGGAACCGGCTACGCCGAGCGCCCGGAGAAGACCGGCTGGCCGCTCTACACCCCGCGCTACGACGGGGCGTTCGTCACCGGCCTCTACGGGGCCGAGCCCGGCACCACCGAGGGGCGCGAGGTCCTCGCCGCGCTGCCGAGCTGGACCCCGCTCGACCTCCGCGTCGGCGCGGAGACCTTCGGCCCGGACACCCCGTCCGGCCGGATCTCGCACTACCGCCAGACCCTCTTCCTCGCCTGCGGGCTGGTCCGCACCTCCCTGCGGTGGACCACCGCGGACGGCAGGGCCACCGACCTGGTGTACGAGGTCCTGGCGGACCGCTCCGACGTCCACGCCGGTGCCGTACGGCTCACGCTGACGCCCCGGTGGACCGGCACGGCGACGGTCACCGGGCGGCTCGACGCGCGGGGCGCGCGCCGGATGACGGTCGCCGACGACGGGACCTTCCGCACGCACGGTACGGAGGTGGACGGCGCGGTCGTCCAGACCCTGCGCCCGGCCCCGGACCGGGGCCAGGACCCGGACCCGGCCCAGGACCCGGACCAGGGCAAGGGCGCGGGGCTCGTCCGGGAGCTGCGGGTGCGCGCGGGGCGGTCGTACACCGTCGAGAAGTACGTCGGCGTCGACACCGCCCTGACCTCGCCCACCCCGCTCGCCTCGGCGCGCGCGGCATCGAGGCGGGCGGCGGGGCGCGGCTGGGCGCGGGTGCTGGCCGACAGCGCGGCGCTCTGGCGCCGCGACTGGTCCTCCGACGTGCTGGTGCCGGGCAGCCCGGACCTCCAGCGGTGGCTGCGGGCGGCCCAGTACGGGCTGCTCGCCGCGACCCGCCCAGCCGCCTCCGACAGCATCGCGCCGGCCGGTGCGACCAGCGACAACTACGCGGGCATGATCTTCTGGGACGCCGAGACGTGGATGTACCCGGGGCTGCTCGCCACCCGCCCCGAGCTCGCCCGCACGGTGGTGGAGTACCGCTACCGCACCCGGGACGCGGCCCGCGCGAACGCCGAGAAGCTGGGGTACGACGGGCTGTTCTACCCGTGGACCAGCGCGAGCCGGGGCCGCCTGGACTCCGAGTGCCAGAGCTGGGACCCGCCGCACTGCCTCACCCAGAACCACCTCCAGGGCGATGTGGCGCTGGCGGTCTGGCAGTACTGGCTGGCCACCGGCGACCGCACCTGGCTGGCCGAGCGCGGCTGGCCGCTGCTGAGCGGGATCGCCGACTTCTGGGCGTCGCGGGCCACGGCGAACCCGGACGGCGGCTGGTCGGTCGTGAACGTCGCCGGTCCCGACGAGTACAGCAACGGCGTCACCGACGGGGTCTTCACCAACGCGGTCGCCGCGACCGCCCTGCGCGACGCCGCACGCGCCGCGGCCATCCTCGGCCACCCTGCGCCCGCCGCCTGGCAGCGGGTCGCGGACGGGCTGCGCATCCCGTACGACGCGGAGCGCAAGATCTTCCTCCAGTACGCGGGGTACAACGGCTCCACGATCAAGCAGGCCGACACGGTGCTGCTGATGTACCCGCTGGAGTGGCCGATGGAGCCGGGCGCCGCCGCGGCCACCCTCGACTTCTACGCCGCCCGCACCGATCCGGACGGCCCCGCCATGACGGACTCGGTGCACGCCATCGACGCCGCCGCCATCGGGGAGCCGGGGTGCGCCACGTACACGTACCTCCAGCGCTCCGTACGCCCCTTCATGCGCGGCCCGTTCGGTCTCTTCTCCGAGGCGCGCGGCGCGAAGGCGGGCGCCTCGGACCCGCTGTCGGGGTTCCCCGCCGAGGACTTCCTCACCGGCAAGGGCGGCTTCCTCCAGGTCTTCACCCACGGCCTGACCGGGCTGCGCCTCCGCGAGGACGGCATCCGGCTCGACCCCGTGCTGCCGCCGCAGCTGGGCGCGGGCGTCACGCTGAAGGGGCTGCGCCACCGGGGACGCACCTACGACATCGCGCTCGGGCCCCGCACCACCACGGTCCGGCTGGTGTCGGGCGCCCCGTTCACCGTGCACACCCCGACGGGGCCGAGGCGCCTGGCCTCCACCCTGGTCCTGCCCACCCGCCGCCCCGACCTGACCCCCACCGACGACGCCGCCCGCTGCCGCCCGGCCACCGCCGACTCGGAGTCCCCCGGGCTCTACGCACAGGCCGCGGTGGACGGCTCCCCCGCCACCGCCTGGTCCCCCGACGGGGCCACCGGCACCCTCACGGTCCGGCTGGACCACGCCCTGCGGATCACCTCGGTGACCCCGGTCTGGAGCGACGTACCGCCCGCCTCGCACACGGTGGAGGCCTCGGCGGACGGCCGCACCTGGCAGCCGTACGTGCCGGGCGCCACGGCGCGGGCGGTGCGGGTGACGGTGGTCTCGGCGGACCCGGCGAAGCCGGCCGGGATCGCGGAGCTGGGGGTGCGGTAG
- a CDS encoding threonine synthase — protein MPAPVTAPPPPPLPPYRCPRDGTTADAATAHWCCPECRGPWDLDFTPAGPLDRNTLARRVNSLWRYREALPLADPAVSLGEGRTPLVALTGTVSAKLDHLMPTLSFKDRGAVMLAELARRLGPDRVVADSSGNAGTSVAAYCARAGLPCTVYVPEGTSAKKTEQIRAHGARLEIVPGDRTATALAARAAADEPGTFYASHVFNPYFLHGTKTYVYELWEDLGGRLPDALAVPVGNGTLLLGAALATAELLAQGLVDRRPALIAVQAEAVSPLAAGFHAGAAALRQPAAPAPTLAEGIAIADPPRAAQILAAVRESGGTFRTVTEEQIREAQRDLARRGLYAETTAVACWAAVGGWTDGSVVVPVCGAGLKTGMAA, from the coding sequence ATGCCCGCACCGGTGACCGCCCCTCCGCCCCCGCCCCTGCCGCCGTACCGCTGCCCGCGGGACGGGACCACGGCCGACGCCGCCACCGCGCACTGGTGCTGCCCGGAGTGCCGAGGCCCGTGGGACCTCGACTTCACCCCGGCGGGGCCGCTCGACCGGAACACCCTCGCGAGGCGCGTCAACTCCCTGTGGCGCTACCGGGAGGCACTGCCGCTCGCCGACCCCGCCGTCTCGCTCGGTGAGGGGCGTACGCCGCTGGTCGCGCTCACCGGCACCGTCTCGGCGAAGCTCGACCACCTCATGCCGACGCTCTCCTTCAAGGACCGCGGCGCGGTGATGCTGGCGGAGCTCGCGCGGCGCCTGGGACCGGACCGGGTCGTCGCGGACAGCAGCGGCAACGCGGGCACCTCCGTCGCCGCCTACTGCGCCCGCGCCGGACTGCCGTGCACGGTGTACGTCCCCGAGGGCACCTCGGCCAAGAAGACCGAGCAGATCCGGGCCCACGGCGCCCGGCTGGAGATCGTCCCCGGCGACCGTACGGCCACCGCGCTGGCTGCCCGCGCCGCCGCCGACGAGCCGGGCACCTTCTACGCCTCGCACGTCTTCAACCCGTACTTCCTGCACGGCACCAAGACCTACGTGTACGAACTCTGGGAGGACCTCGGCGGCCGGCTCCCCGACGCCCTGGCGGTTCCGGTCGGCAACGGCACCCTGCTGCTCGGCGCCGCCCTCGCCACCGCCGAACTCCTCGCGCAGGGCCTCGTCGACCGGCGCCCCGCCCTGATCGCCGTCCAGGCGGAGGCGGTCTCCCCGCTCGCCGCCGGCTTCCACGCCGGTGCGGCCGCCCTGCGGCAGCCGGCGGCCCCGGCGCCGACGCTCGCCGAGGGCATCGCCATCGCGGACCCGCCGCGCGCGGCGCAGATCCTGGCGGCGGTACGCGAATCCGGCGGCACCTTCCGCACGGTGACGGAGGAGCAGATCCGGGAGGCCCAGCGGGATCTGGCCCGGCGCGGGCTCTACGCGGAGACCACGGCCGTGGCCTGCTGGGCGGCGGTCGGCGGGTGGACGGACGGCAGCGTCGTGGTCCCGGTGTGCGGCGCGGGCCTCAAGACGGGGATGGCCGCCTGA